A DNA window from Impatiens glandulifera chromosome 7, dImpGla2.1, whole genome shotgun sequence contains the following coding sequences:
- the LOC124910327 gene encoding ATP-dependent RNA helicase DEAH11, chloroplastic-like: MMSGGGYRSQDTYRRETPSLRPNHHSIMSPCHEINRPSTSNSSPDRPPSRPNFTVELRCTDHTVFSKADLEALLLKCKGEGIDVCCSTTSPWRWCCRRWNDAVASMVFLWKTRLAGLHSITPSIKSLVSCDMNVIRGRLRDIFIEHVNGYIEGDLVDKWRKKVTALLDELSSVEVSLKKHNPINVFNHLSKQREGLKSGIVMIEKRILEFGSSMNCILDHLEGLKSFDDLDGEPRLFKFSKHIDFVRIHLLIKRECRRLEDGLPIYAFRQEILEHVHSQQVMVLIGETGSGKSTQLVQYLADSDFSAMESIVCTQPRKLAAVSLAQRVQEESSGCYKDNSIISYPTYSSFHELKSKVIYMTDHCLLQHYMRDKSLSGISCIIIDEAHERSLNTDLLLAMVKSLLCRRLDMRLIIMSATADADKLAEYFFGCETFHVVGRNFPVDIEYVPSVSGAACGTGTSTLNVSEVLKVVAEIHKTEPDGAILAFLTSQMEAEWACETFQAPHTVTLPLHGKLTHDDQRRIFLDYPGRRKVIFSTNLAETSLTIPGVKYVVDSGKMKLSRFEAATSMNVLKVCGISQSSAEQRAGRAGRTAPGKCYRLYSQEDFEMMPAHQEPEIRRVHLGVAVLRIVSMGVKDVLSFDFIDAPDAVAIDKAIQNLIQLEAVSKEDDVLELTDDGKKMVRLGIEPRLCKLILQCFDNRLGKEGVVLAAVTANASTIFCRVGNEEDKHKSDCYKVQFCHRDGDLFTMLSVYKEWEAVPREKRSRWCWENSINAKSMRRCEDMVLELEHCLGSELSFITPSYWCWNPLVPSEHDKNLKKAILSSLAENVAMHSGYDQLGYEVALTGKYVQLHPSCSLLVFSQRPSWIIFVEILSISTQYLVCATAVDFEDFSTLSHPLLLEASKMQHRKLQQTVLNGYGTTILKRFCGKFNSYQLHIVSSVRKACMDERIGIDVNVDQNVVHVYAPSEHMENVCRQVKSALDYERKWMQNECAEKFLFREGRRVTPSFALFGSGAEIKHLELENKTLTVDVFSSDADAGNGKKFLMLLEDYSSSGICAIQRHISTGQDSENMTRWGRITFLTPDAAQQAVELSPVTLNGAIFEIVPSMSGSAAEHSIHSFSAVNVRLQWPRRRSKGCAILRCEEQELLQMLGVLSTSLIDGRIIYCELCTKSSNGIVIRGLDPRLSEADVLEELRNLTNIRILDFFLFRGQAAENPPYDACEDALHKVISNLMPKRSPQGADNVRVQISPPEPKDAFMRAFVTFDGSLHLEAATALERIEGTVLPGCQPWQKIKCQQLFHSSVSCSALVYCSIRNQLNSLIASYRLKKGVNCCLLERNDNGSYRVKISANGTKTVAELRRPLELLMRGRRVQHASITPPVVQLLYSREGTSRMKGIKEETGTHILFDKHNQCIRIFGSTDQVDNAEQKLVQSLLNLYSRKELDIHLRGNELLPPDLMKEVVKEFGPDLEGLKEKVPGAEFTLNTRLHVISVHGTKEQKEKAESLIHEIAQTSESSLVTDDACPICLCKVEDAYRLENCGHVFCRTCLVEQCESAIRNRDSFPIRCTNAVCESELLLTDLRSLLLSEKLDELFRASVAAHVAASGGKLRFCPSPDCPSVYRVAGENDEWGEHFLCGACYGETCRRCHLEYHALISCETYKEFKEDPDSSLREWSKGKEHVKICPVCSYTIEKIDGCNHIECKCGGHICWVCLEVFRSSDDCYSHLRSIHSAII; the protein is encoded by the exons ATGATGTCTGGAGGAGGTTACCGTTCTCAAGATACCTACCGTCGTGAAACCCCTTCGCTACGACCGAATCATCACTCGATTATGTCGCCCTGTCATGAGATCAATCGACCATCCACATCCAATTCCAGTCCTGATCGCCCTCCAAGCCGCCCCAACTTCACGGTCGAACTCCGTTGCACTGATCATACTGTTTTCTCCAAAGCCGACTTAGAGGCCTTACTTTTAAAATGCAAAGGCGAAGGAATTGACGTATGCTGTTCTACCACTTCTCCGTGGAGATGGTGCTGTCGACGCTGGAATGACGCAGTAGCGTCCATGGTTTTCTTGTGGAAAACTCGACTTGCTGGTCTTCATTCTATTACGCCGTCTATTAAATCGCTTGTAAGCTGCGATATGAATGTTATTAGGGGTCGGCTTAGGGATATTTTTATTGAACATGTGAACGGATATATAGAAGGGGATTTGGTTGACAAGTGGAGGAAGAAAGTCACGGCTTTGTTGGATGAACTTTCTTCAGTTGAAGTTTCTCTTAAAAAGCATAACCCGATTAATGTTTTCAATCATCTTTCGAAGCAAAGGGAGGGGTTGAAATCCGGAATAGTAATGATCGAGAAGAGGATACTGGAGTTTGGTTCTTCAATGAATTGTAttcttgatcatcttgaagGATTAAAATCTTTTGATGACCTTGATGGGGAGCCGCGGTTGTTTAAATTCAGCAAACATATTGATTTTGTACGCATTCACTTATTGATAAAGAGGGAGTGCAGAAGGCTTGAAGATGGTTTGCCAATTTATGCCTTTCGGCAAGAAATACTTGAACATGTTCACTCTCAACAG GTAATGGTCCTGATAGGAGAGACTGGTTCGGGAAAGAGTACCCAATTAGTTCAATATCTTGCAGATTCAGATTTTTCTGCAATGGAGTCCATCGTCTGTACACAGCCAAGAAAGCTTGCAGCTGTGTCATTAGCTCAGAGAGTTCAGGAAGAATCTTCTGGGTGCTATAAAGATAATTCTATCATCTCATATCCCACATATTCATCTTTTCATGAATTAAAGTCAAAGGTGATATACATGACAGACCACTGCTTACTGCAGCACTACATGAGAGATAAGTCTTTGTCAGGGATTTCATGTATCATTATAGATGAGGCTCATGAAAGAAGTTTAAACACTGACCTTCTATTAGCAATGGTAAAAAGCTTACTTTGTCGAAGACTGGATATGAGGCTTATCATAATGTCTGCAACTGCTGATGCAGACAAGCTTGCAGAGTACTTCTTTGGTTGTGAAACTTTTCATGTGGTTGGCAGAAACTTTCCAGTTGACATCGAATATGTCCCTTCTGTATCTGGAGCTGCTTGTGGCACCGGCACTAGTACATTGAATGTTTCTGAAGTTTTGAAGGTGGTAGCTGAGATCCACAAAACAGAGCCAGATGGTGCAATTCTGGCGTTCTTGACATCACAGATGGAGGCCGAATGGGCCTGTGAAACATTTCAGGCTCCTCATACAGTTACATTGCCTTTACATGGAAAATTGACACATGATGATCAGCGTCGCATCTTTCTCGACTACCCAGGGAGAAGAAAAGTCATATTTTCCACTAATCTCGCTGAGACATCTTTGACGATTCCTGGAGTGAAGTATGTTGTAGATTCTGGAAAGATGAAGCTTAGCAGATTCGAAGCTGCTACGAGTATGAATGTTCTCAAAGTTTGCGGTATAAGCCAGAGTTCTGCAGAACAACGGGCTGGTCGTGCAGGGAGAACAGCTCCGGGAAAATGTTACAGGCTATATTCCCAAGAGGACTTTGAAATGATGCCTGCTCACCAGGAACCCGAGATTCGTAGAGTTCATCTTGGTGTTGCAGTTCTAAGAATAGTTTCTATGGGCGTTAAAGATGTATTGAGTTTTGATTTCATTGATGCACCCGATGCTGTTGCAATTGACAAGGccattcaaaatttaattcagTTGGAAGCTGTTTCAAAGGAAGATGACGTCTTGGAGTTAACAGATGATGGAAAGAAAATGGTTCGATTGGGCATTGAGCCTAGGTTGTGTAAATTAATTCTCCAATGCTTTGACAATCGTCTGGGCAAAGAAGGTGTTGTTCTTGCTGCTGTTACAGCAAATGCAAGTACTATATTCTGCAGAGTTGGTAatgaagaagataaacataaatCTGACTGCTACAAGGTGCAGTTTTGTCATCGTGATGGAGACCTTTTCACTATGCTTTCTGTTTATAAGGAATGGGAGGCCGTGCCTCGTGAGAAGAGAAGCAGGTGGTGTTGGGAAAATAGTATCAATGCAAAGTCTATGCGAAGATGTGAAGACATGGTTTTGGAACTAGAACATTGTCTGGGAAGTGAACTTAGCTTCATTACTCCAAGTTACTGGTGTTGGAACCCCCTTGTGCCTAGTGAGCACGACAAAAATCTGAAAAAAGCTATATTGTCTTCACTGGCAGAGAACGTTGCCATGCATTCTGGATACGATCAACTTGGTTATGAGGTGGCTTTAACCGGAAAGTACGTTCAACTTCACCCTTCATGTTCACTGCTAGTCTTCAGTCAAAGGCCAAGTTGGATAATCTTTGTTGAGATTTTATCGATATCTACTCAGTATTTAGTCTGTGCAACAGCTGTTGACTTCGAAGATTTCTCCACCCTTTCCCACCCTCTTCTGCTTGAAGCCTCCAAGATGCAACATCGTAAGCTTCAACAGACAGTTCTGAATGGCTATGGAACCACTATACTTAAGAGGTTTTGCGGAAAGTTCAACAGTTACCAACTTCATATCGTTTCATCCGTAAGAAAAGCCTGCATGGATGAACGCATCGGCATTGATGTTAACGTTGATCAGAACGTAGTTCATGTATACGCTCCTTCAGAACACATGGAGAACGTGTGCAGACAAGTGAAAAGTGCCTTAGATTATGAAAGGAAATGGATGCAAAATGAATGTGCTGAGAAATTTTTGTTCCGCGAAGGGCGCCGTGTCACGCCTTCCTTTGCATTATTTGGTTCTGGAGCTGAAATAAAACATCTAGAGCttgaaaataaaacattgaCAGTAGATGTGTTTAGTTCAGATGCAGATGCTGGGAACGGTAAGAAGTTTTTGATGTTGCTAGAAGACTATTCATCATCTGGAATTTGTGCAATTCAGAGACATATCAGTACTGGACAGGATTCAGAGAACATGACAAGGTGGGGTAGAATTACTTTTCTTACCCCTGATGCTGCCCAGCAAGCTGTTGAGTTAAGTCCAGTCACACTGAATGGTGCCATTTTTGAGATAGTTCCTTCAATGAGCGGTTCTGCAGCTGAACATAGTATACACTCATTTTCTGCTGTTAACGTGAGGCTACAATGGCCCCGTAGACGCAGTAAGGGATGTGCAATTCTGAGATGTGAGGAGCAGGAACTTCTTCAGATGCTAGGTGTTTTGTCCACATCTTTAATTGATGGGAGGATTATATATTGTGAACTTTGCACAAAGTCTAGTAACGGCATTGTGATAAGAGGCCTTGACCCCAGGCTCTCTGAAGCTGATGTTTTAGAGGAGTTGCGGAATTTAACCAACATAAGAATCCTAGATTTCTTTTTGTTTAGAGGGCAAGCAGCGGAAAATCCTCCATACGATGCTTGTGAAGACGCACTTCACAAAGTAATCTCGAATCTCATGCCCAAACGAAGTCCTCAGGGTGCTGATAATGTTCGTGTCCAGATTTCCCCACCAGAACCCAAGGATGCTTTCATGAGAGCTTTTGTGACGTTTGATGGAAGTTTACACTTGGAGGCAGCCACAGCCTTGGAGCGAATTGAAGGGACAGTTTTGCCTGGGTGTCAACCTTGGCAGAAGATCAAGTGTCAGCAATTGTTTCATAGCTCTGTATCATGCAGTGCTCTTGTCTATTGTTCCATCCGGAATCAATTGAACTCTCTAATTGCTTCCTATCGTCTTAAAAAAG gtgttAACTGCTGCCTCTTGGAAAGGAACGACAATGGGTCATATCGAGTGAAGATTTCCGCCAACGGCACGAAAACAGTTGCAGAGTTACGACGCCCTCTCGAGCTACTGATGAGAGGAAGAAGGGTACAACACGCGAGCATTACGCCACCAGTCGTACAGCTACTCTACTCGAGAGAAGGAACTTCACGAATGAAAGGCATTAAAGAAGAGACGGGCACTCACATCCTATTCGATAAGCACAATCAGTGCATACGCATATTCGGTTCCACCGACCAAGTGGATAACGCGGAACAGAAGCTGGTTCAGTCTCTTCTGAATTTGTACTCACGAAAGGAGCTTGATATCCATCTCCGCGGTAATGAACTGTTGCCTCCTGATTTGATGAAGGAAGTGGTAAAAGAGTTCGGGCCAGACCTGGAAGGTCTGAAGGAGAAAGTGCCTGGAGCAGAGTTCACTCTAAACACGCGTCTGCATGTAATTTCGGTCCACGGAACTAAGGAGCAGAAGGAGAAAGCAGAGAGTTTAATCCATGAGATCGCACAGACGAGTGAATCATCGTTAGTAACCGACGACGCCTGTCCGATCTGCCTCTGCAAAGTGGAAGACGCGTACCGTCTAGAAAACTGTGGCCATGTCTTCTGCAGGACGTGTTTGGTCGAGCAATGCGAGTCTGCAATCCGAAACCGCGACAGTTTCCCCATCCGATGCACGAACGCGGTTTGCGAATCCGAGCTTCTGCTAACCGACCTGCGATCGTTGCTCCTTAGCGAGAAACTGGACGAGCTTTTCCGAGCCTCAGTGGCGGCGCACGTGGCAGCAAGCGGCGGGAAGCTGAGGTTCTGCCCTTCACCGGATTGTCCTTCGGTCTATCGAGTGGCGGGGGAGAACGACGAGTGGGGGGAACATTTCCTTTGCGGGGCGTGTTACGGGGAAACGTGCAGGAGGTGCCACCTGGAGTATCACGCGTTGATTAGCTGCGAGACGTATAAGGAGTTTAAGGAGGATCCTGATTCTTCGCTTAGGGAATGGTCGAAAGGTAAGGAGCATGTGAAGATCTGTCCGGTTTGCAGCTATACCATTGAGAAGATCGACGGGTGTAACCATATCGAGTGCAAGTGCGGCGGACATATTTGCTGGGTCTGTTTGGAGGTTTTTCGTTCTAGCGATGATTGCTATAGTCATTTGAGGTCGATTCATTCGGCTATTATTTAG
- the LOC124945583 gene encoding dicarboxylate transporter 2.1, chloroplastic-like translates to MTLPTITCNPSSSCPRFANFWSNWKGAKPIRLLISIAVGLIICFAVPKPDKIPIKGWQLLSIFLTTITGLIISPLPVGAWAFVCLMALVATRTLTFAAAFAAFTNDTIWLIVTSFFFSRGFVKTGLGDRIAMLFVRGLGKSTLGLSYGLVLSELVISPAMPSTTARSGGIFLPIIRSLAVSVDSHPRDVTSRKLGAYLIQSQLQSAGNSSALFLTAAAQNLLCIKLAQALGVQIPSVWTYWFKAAFLPAILAIAVTPLLVYKLYPPEIKSTPNAPIMAATRLKEMGSPSLDEWLMIGIMIVTVVLWMAGNALNIASVLAAMMGLSMLLLFGVIDWDDCLSEKSAWDTLVWFAVLIGMANQLTTLGVVTWISDGVANTLSSGSMSLPAKFFVMQAAYFGIHYMFASQTAHVGALFSAFLAMQLKSTVPGRLAALALAYNTNLFGALTHYSSGQAAVYFGAGYVNLRDAFKLGIIVALVNIAIWVAVSSFWWKLVGLY, encoded by the exons ATGACTCTCCCAACTATAACATGCAATCCTTCATCATCCTGTCCAAGATTCGCCAATTTCTGGAGCAATTGGAAAGGCGCGAAACCAATCCGTTTACTGATTTCCATTGCCGTGGGATTGATAATCTGTTTCGCCGTTCCAAAACCTGATAAGATACCGATTAAAGGATGGCAACTTCTCTCAATCTTCCTGACTACAATCACCGGTCTCATTATAAGCCCCTTGCCGGTCGGTGCTTGGGCCTTTGTATGCCTCATGGCATTGGTTGCTACGAGAACTTTAACCTTCGCCGCGGCTTTTGCTGCCTTCACTAACGATACGATTTGGTTGATCGTAacgtctttcttcttttcacGCGGATTTGTTAAGACAGGGCTTGGAGATCGGATTGCTATGTTGTTTGTTCGTGGTCTTGGAAAGAGTACTTTGGGATTGTCTTATGGATTGGTTTTGAGTGAGTTGGTGATTTCGCCTGCCATGCCTAGTACAACTGCTAGGTCTGGCGGCATTTTCTTGCCGATTATTAGATCATTGGCTGTTTCAGTTGATAGTCATCCGAGGGATGTAACTTCGAGGAAATTGGGCGCTTATTTGATTCAATCACAGCTTCAG TCGGCTGGTAACTCAAGTGCACTTTTCCTGACTGCTGCAGCTCAAAACTTGCTCTGCATAAAATTAGCTCAGGCTCTTGGCGTCCAAATTCCAAGTGTCTGGACTTATTGGTTCAAGGCTGCTTTCCTTCCCGCCATTTTAGCTATCGCGGTCACTCCACTCCTTGTATATAAGCTCTACCCTCCAGAAATTAAGAGCACCCCGAATGCTCCTATCATGGCTGCAACGAGACTGAAGGAGATGGGTTCTCCATCTCTGGATGAATGGCTGATGATTGGAATCATGATAGTGACTGTTGTCTTATGGATGGCAGG AAACGCTCTGAATATAGCAAGTGTTCTAGCAGCAATGATGGGCCTATCTATGCTTCTGCTTTTCGGAGTAATTGATTGGGATGATTGCCTGAGTGAAAAGTCGGCATGGGATACCTTAGTTTGGTTTGCGGTTCTAATTGGTATGGCAAACCAACTAACAACCCTTGGTGTTGTGACTTGGATATCTGATGGTGTGGCAAATACTCTTAGCTCTGGATCAATGAGTTTGCCTGCCAAATTTTTTGTAATGCAGGCAGCATATTTCGGTATACATTATATGTTTGCTAGCCAGACTGCCCATGTTGGAGCTTTGTTCTCCGCGTTTCTTGCTATGCAGTTAAAATCAACGGTGCCTGGTCGCTTAGCAGCACTCGCGTTGGCTTACAACACTAATCTTTTTGGAGCATTAACTCATTATAGCAGTGGTCAGGCTGCTGTGTACTTCGGAG CTGGTTATGTCAACCTAAGAGATGCTTTTAAATTGGGTATTATTGTGGCCCTTGTTAACATAGCAATCTGGGTAGCAGTTTCAAGTTTTTGGTGGAAGCTCGTGGGGCTATATTGA
- the LOC124946188 gene encoding homeobox-leucine zipper protein ATHB-6-like: MKTLDCSDSLGALMSICPTAAAAASEDHAAGAAVGVNNNNNNSHMGRQLYGREFQELGGGGGGGMEIEEDDSGGCVWGEKKRRLSVEQVKALEKSFEVENKLEPDRKVKLAQDLGLQPRQVAVWFQNRRARWKTKQLERDYGVLKANYDALQHKYQSLHHDNDSLLKQIKELKAKLKMDMEIEEDCYENNDTSVKEESTFASEFNIKTNGLITTASPSPLVNSPLAGADPQLDLNFEGVHCSALPATTIFTDIKDGSSDSDSSAILNEAGDGAAAATSTPFQSHHQFMAAAPSMIKFGCGGGGGGSNSMNFMSFTSESTEEKEEAAAVQKGYQPQFVKVEEYNFFSGEEACNLFSDEQAPTLHWYCPTDQWN; the protein is encoded by the exons ATGAAAACCCTAGACTGTTCTGATTCTTTGGGTGCCCTTATGTCCATTTGCCCtactgctgctgctgctgcttctg AAGATCATGCGGCGGGGGCGGCGGTTGGAgtgaacaacaacaacaacaatagtCACATGGGTCGGCAACTGTACGGAAGGGAATTTCAGGAATTGGGCGGCGGTGGTGGCGGTGGGATGGAGATAGAAGAGGATGATTCAGGCGGTTGCGTTTGGGGTGAGAAGAAACGGCGATTGAGCGTTGAACAAGTGAAGGCTTTAGAGAAGAGTTTTGAGGTTGAGAATAAGCTTGAACCCGATCGAAAGGTGAAGCTTGCACAGGATCTGGGTCTTCAACCTCGTCAAGTTGCGGTTTGGTTTCAAAACCGCCGTGCACGCTGGAAGACTAAACAGCTTGAGAGAGATTACGGCGTACTCAAGGCTAATTATGATGCTCTTCAACATAAATATCAATCTCTTCATCATGATAATGATTCCCTTCTCAAACAG atAAAGGAATTGAAAGCTAAATTGAAGATGGATATGGAGATTGAGGAGGACTGTTACGAAAATAACGATACGTCGGTAAAAGAAGAATCGACGTTTGCGTCTGAATTCAACATCAAAACCAACGGCCTGATCACCACCGCCTCGCCGTCGCCGCTCGTCAATTCTCCCCTCGCCGGAGCCGACCCACAATTGGATCTAAATTTTGAAGGCGTCCACTGTTCCGCCCTACCGGCGACGACAATCTTCACAGATATCAAGGACGGTTCTTCCGACAGCGATTCCAGCGCGATACTAAACGAGGCAGGGGACGGTGCGGCAGCTGCCACATCGACGCCATTCCAAAGCCATCACCAGTTTATGGCGGCGGCACCGTCGATGATTAAGTTCGGttgcggcggcggcggcggggGATCGAATTCGATGAATTTCATGTCTTTCACTTCTGAATCGACGGAGGAGAAAGAGGAGGCGGCGGCGGTTCAAAAGGGATATCAGCCGCAGTTTGTGAAGGTGGAAGAATATAACTTTTTTAGTGGGGAAGAGGCTTGTAATCTGTTTTCCGACGAGCAAGCTCCGACGCTACACTGGTATTGTCCTACCGATCAATGGAACTGA